A single genomic interval of Microbacterium sp. BLY harbors:
- a CDS encoding SGNH/GDSL hydrolase family protein — MRRLRFLIIVALAAVVVAGSARALLDQQAALARRRIGKPLGEQPPAADRVWRPRLDGVPLDLLLLGDSLAAGLGASRRKETLGARLAKAVARRLRRPVRLHTAAVVGSESPDLSAQLDGLSPGDRPHVAVIVVGGNDVTHRLPTATSARHLRDAIARLHARGVRVVVGTCPDLGALRAVPQPLRRIASVLSRRLAEVQAETARRCGAEPVDLRRAVGPMFFDEPEEMFSLDRFHPSALGYRRTAEALLPAVERAARAALSSRRPPEPR, encoded by the coding sequence GTGCGCCGTCTCCGCTTCCTGATCATCGTCGCGCTCGCCGCGGTCGTCGTGGCAGGGTCCGCCCGTGCTCTTCTCGACCAGCAGGCGGCGCTCGCCCGCCGTCGTATCGGGAAGCCGCTCGGTGAGCAGCCGCCGGCGGCCGATCGCGTCTGGCGTCCGCGCCTCGACGGGGTCCCTCTCGACCTCCTGCTGCTGGGCGACTCGCTCGCGGCGGGGCTCGGTGCCTCCCGTCGGAAGGAGACGCTCGGGGCGCGCCTCGCGAAGGCCGTCGCACGCCGTCTGCGCCGCCCGGTCCGGCTGCACACCGCCGCCGTCGTGGGGTCGGAGTCGCCAGACCTCTCCGCCCAGCTCGACGGGCTGTCGCCGGGCGACCGTCCGCACGTCGCGGTGATCGTCGTGGGCGGCAACGACGTCACGCACCGTCTCCCCACCGCGACGTCGGCACGGCACCTGCGCGATGCGATCGCACGTCTGCACGCCCGGGGCGTGCGCGTCGTCGTCGGCACGTGTCCCGACCTCGGCGCGCTCCGGGCCGTGCCGCAGCCCCTGCGCCGCATCGCCTCGGTGCTCTCGCGCCGTCTCGCCGAGGTACAGGCCGAGACCGCGCGGCGGTGCGGCGCGGAGCCGGTGGACCTGCGGCGCGCGGTCGGTCCGATGTTCTTCGACGAGCCGGAGGAGATGTTCAGTCTGGACCGGTTCCATCCGAGCGCCCTGGGCTACCGTCGCACCGCGGAGGCGCTGCTGCCGGCCGTCGAGCGCGCCGCGCGGGCCGCGCTCAGCTCCCGGCGTCCTCCGGAGCCGCGCTGA
- a CDS encoding MazG family protein, whose protein sequence is MSSEPQSPEGMDDPLRAAAETMRAVRERCVWSQRITHRDLVPYLIEESHEVIDAVEDGAPADLREELGDLLWQVLFHSAIAAQDPDDPFDIDDVARTLTEKMVRRHPHVFGDEVAETPEQVLVHWNAAKAAEKRTRRSVLDGIPRGMPALARAQKIAGRAGGTAALPEEPVGPRPASEEELGDALLALVVTARAEGWDAERALRERLRRVEEDVRAAEAG, encoded by the coding sequence ATGAGCAGCGAGCCGCAGAGTCCCGAGGGCATGGACGATCCGCTGCGTGCGGCCGCCGAGACCATGCGCGCGGTGCGGGAACGGTGCGTGTGGTCGCAGCGCATCACCCATCGCGACCTCGTGCCGTACCTCATCGAGGAGTCGCACGAGGTGATCGACGCCGTGGAGGACGGGGCGCCCGCCGACCTCCGTGAGGAGCTCGGCGACCTTCTGTGGCAGGTGCTCTTCCACTCGGCCATCGCCGCGCAGGACCCGGATGACCCGTTCGACATCGACGACGTGGCTCGCACGCTCACCGAGAAGATGGTGCGCCGGCACCCGCATGTGTTCGGCGACGAGGTCGCGGAGACGCCGGAGCAGGTGCTCGTGCACTGGAACGCCGCCAAAGCGGCGGAGAAGCGCACGCGCCGCAGCGTGCTGGACGGGATCCCGCGGGGGATGCCGGCCCTCGCACGGGCTCAGAAGATCGCGGGACGCGCCGGCGGAACCGCGGCGCTCCCCGAGGAGCCCGTCGGCCCGCGTCCGGCCTCGGAGGAGGAGCTCGGCGACGCCCTCCTCGCCCTCGTCGTGACGGCGCGGGCCGAGGGCTGGGACGCGGAGCGCGCCCTGCGGGAACGGCTGCGGCGGGTGGAGGAAGACGTCCGCGCCGCCGAGGCGGGCTGA
- a CDS encoding glyoxalase/bleomycin resistance/extradiol dioxygenase family protein, which yields MTDQTPRAGATGTHTTDGRPHSATSLTPFLAISDAAAAVAFYRDVFGARVVDVTEFGGVVAHADLDFGLGRLQLGEPSPDYHLVPAPTGDDDCYSMGLYVPDVDAVVARAVSAGATVREAPSLFVSGDRYASIRDPFGVRWSIMTRVEDLSDEESARRVAEWAASFSAAPEDAGS from the coding sequence ATGACAGACCAGACACCTCGCGCCGGTGCGACCGGCACGCACACGACCGACGGCCGCCCGCACAGCGCGACCTCGCTCACCCCGTTCCTCGCGATCTCCGACGCGGCCGCGGCCGTCGCCTTCTACCGGGACGTCTTCGGCGCCCGCGTCGTCGACGTCACGGAGTTCGGCGGCGTCGTCGCGCATGCGGACCTCGACTTCGGGCTCGGGCGTCTCCAGCTCGGTGAGCCCAGCCCCGACTACCATCTCGTGCCCGCCCCCACGGGCGACGACGACTGCTACTCGATGGGCCTCTACGTGCCGGACGTGGACGCCGTCGTCGCGCGCGCCGTGTCGGCCGGGGCGACCGTGCGCGAAGCGCCGTCGCTGTTCGTGTCCGGCGACCGGTACGCCAGCATCCGCGACCCGTTCGGCGTGCGGTGGTCGATCATGACCCGCGTGGAGGATCTGTCCGACGAGGAGAGCGCGCGGCGGGTGGCGGAGTGGGCGGCCTCCTTCAGCGCGGCTCCGGAGGACGCCGGGAGCTGA
- a CDS encoding GntR family transcriptional regulator: MLIRVDVDSPHALYDQVAASVRADILAGVLAPGDRLPAARDVAAALDINQHTVLHAYQRLRDEGLVDLRRGRGAVIAASAAPLAELAQEIDGLVRRAAALGVSVDTLAGIVRTHRTEAVPSTPEATPEEGPHDDA, from the coding sequence ATGCTCATCCGCGTCGATGTCGACAGCCCGCACGCGCTGTACGACCAGGTGGCCGCCTCCGTGCGCGCAGACATCCTCGCCGGGGTGCTGGCGCCCGGCGACCGCCTGCCCGCCGCCCGTGACGTCGCCGCCGCCCTGGACATCAACCAGCACACGGTCCTGCACGCCTACCAACGGCTCCGCGACGAGGGTCTGGTCGACCTCCGCCGTGGGCGCGGCGCCGTGATCGCCGCTTCCGCTGCTCCGCTCGCCGAGCTGGCGCAGGAGATCGACGGCCTCGTGCGTCGCGCGGCCGCGCTGGGGGTGTCCGTCGACACCCTCGCCGGCATCGTCCGCACCCATCGCACGGAAGCCGTGCCGTCCACCCCCGAAGCGACCCCTGAGGAGGGCCCTCATGACGACGCCTGA
- a CDS encoding APC family permease, with translation MPLARRLTLADAVAIGLGSMIGAGVFAVWAPAIGVAGSGILVALAIAAVVAYANATASAQLAAVHPVAGGTYAYARAEIGPWWGFIAGWSFVVGKIASCAAMAMTFAAYAAPPGWEVPIAALAVASLATVNCFGVTRTALATRILVACSLLGLAVVVGVGFGAAPTATPASLPDASVYGVLQGAGLLFFAFAGYARIATMGEEVVDPARTIPRAIVLALGGAVVVYGLVGVVVLLVLGGDARGSAAPLADVLTASGWSALAPVVRIAAAAASLGALLALLTGIGRTSLAMAREGDLPRFLTRIDDRFQVPRRAEIAIAAIVILLVLLADLREVIGFSSFGVLLYYLIANAAAFRQHGTARRYPRALQVVGVLGCLVLVSTLPPLASLIGTGVVLLGIAGRLLRLRRAQPDARAR, from the coding sequence ATGCCCCTCGCCCGCCGCCTGACGCTCGCCGACGCCGTCGCGATCGGACTCGGATCCATGATCGGCGCCGGGGTCTTCGCCGTGTGGGCGCCGGCCATCGGTGTCGCGGGCAGCGGAATCCTCGTGGCGCTCGCGATCGCCGCCGTCGTCGCCTACGCCAACGCCACCGCCTCCGCGCAGCTCGCCGCCGTCCACCCGGTCGCCGGAGGGACGTACGCCTATGCGCGCGCGGAGATCGGGCCGTGGTGGGGATTCATCGCGGGATGGAGCTTCGTCGTCGGGAAGATCGCCAGTTGCGCGGCCATGGCGATGACGTTCGCCGCCTACGCCGCTCCCCCCGGGTGGGAGGTGCCGATCGCCGCACTCGCCGTCGCCTCCCTCGCGACCGTGAACTGCTTCGGGGTGACGAGGACGGCCCTGGCCACCCGCATCCTCGTCGCCTGCTCCCTGCTCGGCCTCGCCGTCGTCGTCGGCGTCGGCTTCGGTGCGGCGCCGACCGCAACGCCGGCGTCGCTGCCCGACGCGAGCGTCTACGGCGTGCTCCAGGGCGCCGGGCTGCTGTTCTTCGCCTTCGCCGGCTACGCGCGGATCGCCACCATGGGCGAGGAGGTCGTCGACCCTGCGCGCACGATCCCGCGGGCGATCGTGCTCGCGCTCGGCGGTGCCGTCGTCGTCTACGGACTCGTCGGCGTAGTCGTCCTCCTCGTGCTCGGCGGTGACGCGCGCGGATCCGCCGCGCCGCTCGCCGACGTGCTCACGGCGTCCGGTTGGTCGGCGCTCGCGCCGGTCGTACGCATCGCCGCGGCCGCCGCGTCCCTCGGTGCGCTGCTCGCGCTGCTGACCGGGATCGGCCGCACCTCCCTCGCCATGGCACGCGAAGGCGACCTCCCGCGATTCCTCACCCGGATCGACGACCGGTTCCAGGTGCCCCGCCGCGCCGAGATCGCCATCGCCGCGATCGTGATCCTCCTCGTCCTCCTCGCGGACCTGCGAGAGGTGATCGGGTTCTCGTCCTTCGGTGTGCTGCTGTACTACCTAATCGCGAACGCCGCCGCGTTCCGCCAGCACGGCACCGCCCGACGGTATCCCCGGGCGCTCCAGGTGGTGGGTGTTCTCGGCTGTCTCGTGCTCGTGAGCACGCTGCCCCCGCTCGCCTCCCTGATCGGCACCGGCGTGGTACTGCTGGGCATCGCGGGACGGCTGCTGCGGCTGCGACGGGCTCAGCCGGACGCCCGCGCGCGATAA
- the nhaA gene encoding Na+/H+ antiporter NhaA encodes MRITANPLRGQQFPAVLLLVAAGLGLLFANLPTHDAIAGLLETHLAVPGTALDLSVAHWVSDGLLAIFFLVVAIELRHELTHGELDSPRKAVQPAIAATGGVLVPILVYLLIAGGPETASGWPIPTATDIAFALGVLAMFGRGLPSRVRVFLLALAILDDIIGIIFIAVLFAHDVQWLLSGLAIVGVAVFWLLSRLLHATGHTLVAIAMAVVGVVTWGLVASSGIHATIAGVMLGLVMAPVPAGRTRHALEPTVNGAILPLFAFVAAFVVIPAVSPTALSPAFWAIVVALPVGKIIGISLFGWLAMRIRPKGADPALPFADILAAGALGGIGFTVSLLLANLAFEGDAVIRDQAILGVLVGSLLALILSGIVVTLRARWYRRVAPVPAV; translated from the coding sequence ATGCGCATCACAGCGAACCCCCTCCGCGGGCAGCAGTTCCCCGCCGTCCTCCTGCTCGTCGCCGCCGGCCTCGGCCTGCTGTTCGCGAACCTGCCCACGCACGACGCCATCGCGGGGCTGCTGGAGACGCACCTCGCCGTGCCGGGGACGGCGCTGGACCTGTCGGTCGCGCACTGGGTGTCGGACGGCCTGCTCGCGATCTTCTTCCTCGTCGTCGCGATCGAGCTGCGGCACGAGCTCACTCACGGCGAGCTCGACTCTCCGCGGAAGGCCGTGCAGCCGGCCATCGCGGCGACCGGCGGCGTGCTCGTACCGATCCTCGTGTACCTGCTGATCGCCGGGGGCCCGGAGACGGCGTCGGGCTGGCCGATCCCGACCGCCACCGACATCGCCTTCGCGCTCGGCGTGCTGGCGATGTTCGGGCGCGGACTCCCGTCCCGGGTGCGGGTGTTCCTGCTCGCGCTCGCGATCCTCGACGACATCATCGGCATCATCTTCATCGCGGTGCTGTTCGCGCATGACGTCCAGTGGCTGCTCTCCGGCCTCGCGATCGTCGGGGTCGCGGTCTTCTGGCTGCTGAGCCGCCTGCTGCACGCGACCGGCCACACCCTGGTCGCGATCGCGATGGCCGTCGTCGGCGTGGTCACCTGGGGCCTGGTCGCCTCCTCCGGCATCCACGCGACCATCGCCGGGGTCATGCTCGGCCTCGTCATGGCGCCGGTGCCCGCCGGGCGCACCCGGCATGCGCTGGAGCCGACGGTGAACGGGGCGATCCTGCCGCTCTTCGCGTTCGTGGCGGCGTTCGTCGTGATCCCGGCCGTCTCGCCGACCGCGCTTTCGCCGGCGTTCTGGGCGATCGTCGTGGCGCTTCCGGTGGGGAAGATCATCGGTATCTCCCTGTTCGGCTGGCTCGCCATGCGCATCCGCCCAAAGGGGGCCGACCCGGCGCTGCCGTTCGCCGACATCCTCGCCGCCGGAGCCCTGGGCGGCATCGGATTCACCGTCTCGCTCCTGCTCGCGAACCTCGCGTTCGAGGGCGATGCGGTCATCCGCGACCAGGCGATCCTCGGCGTCCTCGTCGGCTCGCTGCTCGCGCTGATCCTCTCCGGCATCGTCGTCACCCTCCGCGCCCGGTGGTACCGCCGCGTCGCCCCTGTCCCCGCCGTCTGA
- a CDS encoding helix-turn-helix domain-containing protein codes for MVDPTRGVLYPSHLPTFHRLAPDAEAADAVAWFWIPEWRLPEGAVSRQELVSYPAVNLVVAPEGVTISGATTRASTRELRGAGWAVGALLRPAAVAALVDDAAVLVDAEHPFDAPDLHAAVTAAMGRDERHRETAVSAFSAWLSQRIGPLGAAGWQANALVDVLWGERAALTPEEAATRLAVSVRTLQRLTHRTVGLAPGAIIRRRRLQEAAQRLRDEPETDLAALAAALGYADHAHLSRDFSAVLGLPPRDYRARASG; via the coding sequence ATGGTGGACCCGACCCGTGGCGTGCTCTATCCGTCCCACCTGCCGACCTTCCACCGGCTGGCTCCGGATGCGGAGGCCGCCGACGCGGTCGCCTGGTTCTGGATTCCCGAATGGCGCCTTCCGGAGGGGGCGGTGTCGCGGCAGGAGCTCGTGTCGTATCCGGCGGTGAACCTCGTCGTCGCTCCGGAGGGCGTCACGATCTCGGGAGCCACCACGCGGGCGTCGACGCGAGAGCTCCGGGGTGCGGGATGGGCCGTTGGTGCCCTGCTCCGACCGGCCGCAGTGGCGGCGCTGGTGGACGATGCGGCGGTGCTCGTCGATGCGGAGCATCCGTTCGACGCCCCGGACCTGCACGCCGCAGTGACGGCGGCGATGGGACGGGATGAGCGGCACCGGGAGACCGCCGTCTCCGCGTTCTCCGCGTGGCTGTCGCAGCGGATCGGACCGCTCGGTGCGGCGGGGTGGCAGGCGAACGCGCTTGTCGACGTCCTGTGGGGCGAGCGCGCGGCGCTGACGCCGGAGGAGGCGGCCACACGCCTCGCCGTGTCCGTGCGGACGCTCCAGCGGCTCACCCATCGGACTGTCGGGCTCGCCCCCGGAGCGATCATCCGCCGCCGTCGGCTGCAGGAGGCGGCGCAGCGTCTGCGTGACGAGCCGGAGACCGATCTGGCGGCGCTCGCCGCCGCTCTCGGGTACGCCGATCACGCTCACCTGTCGCGTGACTTCTCGGCCGTCCTCGGTCTGCCGCCGCGGGATTATCGCGCGCGGGCGTCCGGCTGA
- a CDS encoding phosphoenolpyruvate carboxylase, whose amino-acid sequence MRSDVRMLGQLLGQVLREAGGDDLFEDVERLRLATIQAYEDHTSDAFERAAAIAESFTIARADEVARAFTCYFHLVNLAEEHQRVRVLRERAGQTPSTGSGTQATDTVAGAYARLREEVGDDEARRRLDGLRFHPVFTAHPTEARRRAVSSSIRRLSELLTQHDAASAGGSEENRARRRMLEEIDTLWRTAPLRAQKPSPTDEVRTVMGVFDETLFTTVPHVYRRIDDALRGEESGASAPVVPAFVRIGSWVGGDRDGNPFVTAAVTREASQIASEHVLRGLERALDRIGRTLTLSADDTPASAEVMALWERFATAEPAVAEELAARSPNEPHRRVVLVMARRVAATRRGDDEGYADPEELLAELRAVQSSLVDAGARRHAFGGVQHLIWQVETYGFHLTELEVRQHSQVHAKALAELESGGAISTQTEEVLEVFRAIADIQRDRGLRAAGRYVVSFTQAASDLANVHRLARHALGDAAPVLDVVPLFETFADLQAAPGILAEAVTFPEFHERMAATGNRLEVMLGYSDSSKDVGPVAANLALYTAQEKIARWAQENGIELTLFHGRGGALGRGGGPANSAILAQPPHSVDGRFKLTEQGEVIFARYGEPAIAMRHIDQVAAATLLASSPSVEERTSRAAARYADVAATMDAASRERFFALVKADGFAPWFATVTPMEEIGLLALGSRPARRGLSVESLEDLRAIPWVFAWTQARINLAGWFGLGTALDAVGDEDLLAEAYREWPLLHTMVDNVAMSLAKTDERIARQYLALGDRDDLAALVLDELALTRRWVIRLTGGDDLLQNKPILQRAVQLRSPYVDALSLLQLRALRALRSAPEQPEGSGADAEQQRLLLLSVSGVAAGLQNTG is encoded by the coding sequence ATGCGCTCCGACGTGCGGATGCTGGGCCAGCTCCTCGGCCAGGTGCTCCGCGAGGCCGGCGGCGACGACCTGTTCGAGGACGTCGAGCGGCTGCGTCTCGCGACCATCCAGGCCTACGAGGACCACACCTCCGACGCGTTCGAGCGCGCCGCGGCCATCGCCGAGTCGTTCACGATCGCCCGCGCCGACGAGGTCGCCCGCGCGTTCACCTGCTACTTCCACCTCGTGAACCTCGCCGAGGAGCACCAGCGCGTGCGCGTGCTCCGGGAGCGCGCGGGACAGACCCCTTCGACAGGCTCAGGGACCCAGGCGACGGACACGGTCGCGGGGGCGTACGCCCGGCTGCGCGAGGAGGTCGGCGACGACGAGGCCCGTCGGCGCCTCGACGGCCTGCGCTTCCACCCCGTCTTCACCGCGCACCCGACCGAGGCCCGGCGCCGCGCGGTCTCGTCGAGCATCCGGCGCCTCTCCGAGCTGCTCACCCAGCACGACGCGGCGAGCGCGGGCGGCTCCGAGGAGAACCGCGCCCGCCGCCGGATGCTCGAGGAGATCGACACGCTGTGGCGGACGGCGCCGCTGCGCGCACAGAAGCCCTCCCCCACCGACGAGGTGCGCACCGTGATGGGCGTCTTCGACGAGACGCTGTTCACCACGGTGCCCCACGTCTACCGCCGCATCGACGACGCCCTCCGCGGCGAGGAGTCCGGCGCCAGCGCTCCGGTCGTCCCCGCGTTCGTGCGGATCGGCTCCTGGGTCGGCGGCGACCGCGACGGCAACCCGTTCGTCACCGCCGCCGTGACTCGCGAGGCGTCGCAGATCGCCTCCGAGCACGTGCTCCGCGGACTCGAGCGGGCGCTCGACCGGATCGGCCGCACCCTGACGCTCTCCGCCGATGACACCCCCGCCAGCGCCGAGGTCATGGCCCTGTGGGAGCGCTTCGCGACCGCCGAGCCCGCCGTCGCCGAGGAACTCGCCGCCCGCTCACCCAATGAGCCGCACCGCCGGGTCGTGCTGGTGATGGCCCGCCGCGTGGCGGCCACCCGCCGCGGAGACGACGAGGGCTACGCGGATCCGGAGGAGCTGCTCGCGGAGCTGCGCGCCGTGCAGTCCTCCCTGGTCGACGCCGGCGCCCGCCGCCACGCGTTCGGCGGCGTGCAGCATCTGATCTGGCAGGTCGAGACCTACGGCTTCCACCTCACCGAGCTCGAGGTGCGTCAGCACTCCCAGGTGCACGCCAAGGCCCTGGCCGAGCTGGAATCCGGCGGGGCGATCAGCACGCAGACCGAGGAGGTGCTGGAGGTTTTCCGTGCGATCGCGGACATCCAGCGCGACCGCGGTCTGCGGGCCGCAGGCCGCTACGTCGTCTCGTTCACCCAGGCCGCCTCCGACCTCGCGAACGTTCACCGGCTCGCCCGCCACGCGCTCGGCGACGCCGCCCCCGTGCTCGACGTCGTGCCGCTGTTCGAGACCTTCGCCGACCTGCAGGCCGCCCCCGGGATCCTCGCCGAAGCCGTCACCTTCCCCGAGTTCCATGAGCGGATGGCCGCGACCGGCAACCGCCTGGAGGTGATGCTCGGCTACTCCGACTCGTCCAAGGACGTCGGGCCCGTCGCCGCGAACCTCGCGCTGTACACCGCGCAGGAGAAGATCGCGCGCTGGGCCCAGGAGAACGGCATCGAGCTGACCCTCTTCCACGGCCGCGGCGGTGCGCTCGGCCGCGGCGGCGGTCCCGCCAACTCGGCGATCCTCGCGCAGCCGCCGCACTCCGTCGACGGCCGCTTCAAGCTCACCGAGCAGGGCGAGGTCATCTTCGCCCGGTACGGCGAGCCGGCGATCGCGATGCGGCACATCGATCAGGTCGCCGCGGCGACCCTGCTCGCCTCCTCGCCCTCGGTCGAGGAGCGCACGAGCCGCGCGGCCGCCCGCTACGCCGACGTCGCCGCGACCATGGACGCCGCCTCCCGCGAGCGGTTCTTCGCCCTCGTCAAGGCCGACGGCTTCGCCCCGTGGTTCGCGACCGTGACCCCGATGGAGGAGATCGGTCTGCTGGCGCTCGGCTCGCGGCCCGCCCGTCGCGGTCTCTCGGTCGAGTCGCTGGAAGACCTCCGGGCCATCCCGTGGGTGTTCGCATGGACCCAGGCCCGCATCAACCTCGCCGGCTGGTTCGGTCTCGGCACCGCGCTCGACGCCGTCGGCGACGAGGATCTGCTCGCCGAGGCTTACCGCGAGTGGCCGCTGCTGCACACGATGGTCGACAACGTGGCGATGAGCCTCGCGAAGACCGACGAGCGCATCGCCCGCCAGTACCTGGCCCTCGGCGACCGCGACGACCTCGCCGCCCTGGTGCTCGATGAGCTCGCGCTCACGCGCCGGTGGGTGATCCGCCTCACCGGAGGCGACGACCTGCTGCAGAACAAGCCGATCCTGCAGCGAGCCGTGCAGCTGCGCAGCCCCTACGTCGACGCCCTCTCGCTCCTGCAGCTGCGAGCGCTCCGCGCGCTCCGGTCGGCACCGGAGCAGCCGGAGGGCTCGGGAGCCGATGCCGAGCAGCAGCGTCTGCTCCTGCTGTCCGTCAGCGGGGTCGCCGCCGGCCTGCAGAACACCGGGTGA
- a CDS encoding DUF1648 domain-containing protein — MTTPDPTRTPPATLRRARRAFVLVSFVLPLLIVVVSALVLGSWLPSFPGDVAIHWGVDGADGFGPAATYLWVLLGMGLGIPIFLTITTLVAVGAHWGPTARFLGAVSAGTSAFAGAICLGSLAIQRDLTSPADVPGIGGVMGVAFAALLLVGGLAWVVQPRVSAIAGPTLESRRTVRIGDGERVVWVGTTTMPTGALLLLLVVLLGLVALAVTMAVTGVPLAWVSALVALVVGFAVAATASFRVRVTPDGIDARALIGWPRKAIPVAEIVSARAVRVSPFGEFGGWGWRLAPDGRSGIVMRQGPAIEVHRREHGPFVITIDGAEEAAALLQAYVERSAGPAPSSETGRAAR; from the coding sequence ATGACGACGCCTGATCCGACCCGCACACCTCCGGCCACCCTGCGCCGCGCGAGACGGGCGTTCGTGCTCGTGTCCTTCGTCCTTCCGCTGCTCATCGTGGTGGTCTCCGCGCTCGTCCTGGGGTCCTGGCTGCCGTCCTTCCCCGGAGATGTGGCCATCCACTGGGGCGTCGATGGGGCGGACGGGTTCGGCCCCGCCGCGACCTACCTCTGGGTGCTGCTCGGGATGGGGCTGGGGATACCGATCTTCCTGACGATCACGACGCTCGTCGCCGTCGGCGCGCACTGGGGTCCGACCGCCCGCTTCCTCGGCGCGGTGTCGGCAGGGACATCGGCGTTCGCGGGCGCGATCTGCCTCGGTTCCCTCGCCATCCAGCGTGATCTGACGTCGCCCGCCGACGTGCCGGGGATCGGCGGCGTGATGGGAGTGGCTTTCGCGGCCCTCCTCCTCGTGGGCGGCCTGGCCTGGGTCGTGCAGCCGCGCGTGTCCGCCATCGCCGGGCCGACTCTCGAGTCGCGCCGCACCGTGCGGATCGGTGACGGGGAGCGCGTCGTCTGGGTGGGCACCACGACCATGCCCACCGGAGCGCTGCTGCTCCTCCTCGTCGTGCTGCTCGGGCTCGTGGCCCTCGCCGTGACGATGGCCGTCACCGGGGTCCCGCTGGCCTGGGTCTCCGCGCTGGTCGCCCTCGTGGTCGGGTTCGCCGTGGCGGCGACGGCCTCCTTCCGGGTGCGGGTCACCCCCGACGGCATCGACGCGCGGGCGCTCATCGGATGGCCGCGGAAGGCCATCCCGGTGGCCGAGATCGTGTCGGCCCGGGCCGTCCGGGTCTCGCCGTTCGGGGAGTTCGGCGGGTGGGGCTGGCGGCTGGCCCCCGATGGGCGCAGCGGGATCGTGATGCGTCAGGGCCCGGCCATCGAGGTGCATCGCCGCGAGCACGGCCCCTTCGTCATCACGATCGACGGCGCGGAGGAGGCGGCCGCTCTCCTGCAGGCGTACGTGGAGCGATCTGCCGGGCCGGCACCCTCCAGCGAGACGGGGAGGGCCGCGCGATGA
- the hisS gene encoding histidine--tRNA ligase, producing MRDFLPADKARRERVLSVIRDRYRAHGFDEIETPVVEEYDRLHAGIGGDNEKLSFNILRRGLDADGIRAAADDPAELSDLGLRYDLTVPLARFYASNRGQLPGVFRSIQIGPVWRAERPQKGRYRQFVQCDIDIIGDASARAEAELLAASLDAVDALGLEGASVRINDRRVLEWMLEHFGFTEGERPQVLITIDKLDKIGPEGVAAELRERGATPAAVDAFQAFLGRPQTLEHHPFGDRQIRKALPDGVPDELVAHLVGIGEAVAAGRGQDDIPLVFDPFLVRGMGYYTGTIFELAHPSVTYSLGGGGRYDGMIGRFLQQDVPAVGFSLGFERLVDLVSTDPATAPQAIVLVHDAAVPVAELVAHKTALVAKGARVRLEQRTKNLKALLERSAADGYTHFASVRSGDVELEVKTLA from the coding sequence ATGCGCGACTTCCTCCCCGCCGACAAGGCCCGCCGTGAGCGGGTGCTCTCCGTCATCCGCGACCGCTATCGCGCCCACGGATTCGACGAGATCGAGACCCCCGTGGTGGAGGAGTACGACCGCCTGCACGCCGGGATCGGCGGCGACAACGAGAAGCTGTCGTTCAACATCCTGCGCCGCGGTCTCGATGCGGACGGCATCCGCGCCGCGGCCGACGACCCCGCCGAGCTGTCCGACCTCGGTCTGCGCTACGACCTGACCGTGCCCCTCGCCCGCTTCTACGCGAGCAACCGCGGACAGCTCCCCGGCGTCTTCCGCTCCATCCAGATCGGGCCGGTCTGGCGGGCCGAGCGTCCGCAGAAGGGGCGCTACCGCCAGTTCGTGCAGTGCGACATCGACATCATCGGCGATGCATCGGCGCGCGCGGAGGCCGAGCTGCTGGCCGCCTCCCTCGACGCCGTCGACGCGCTGGGCCTCGAGGGCGCGAGCGTGCGGATCAACGACCGCCGCGTGCTGGAGTGGATGCTGGAGCACTTCGGCTTCACCGAGGGCGAGCGTCCGCAGGTGCTGATCACGATCGACAAGCTCGACAAGATCGGGCCCGAGGGCGTGGCCGCCGAACTCCGTGAGCGCGGGGCGACCCCTGCGGCGGTCGATGCGTTCCAGGCCTTCCTCGGCCGCCCGCAGACGCTGGAGCACCACCCGTTCGGCGACCGCCAGATCCGCAAGGCGCTCCCGGACGGTGTGCCGGACGAACTCGTCGCGCACCTCGTCGGCATCGGTGAGGCGGTGGCGGCGGGCCGCGGACAGGACGACATCCCGCTCGTGTTCGATCCGTTCCTCGTCCGCGGCATGGGCTACTACACGGGGACGATCTTCGAGCTCGCGCACCCGTCGGTGACGTATTCGCTCGGTGGCGGCGGCCGGTACGACGGCATGATCGGACGATTCCTGCAGCAGGACGTGCCCGCGGTGGGCTTCTCGCTCGGGTTCGAACGCCTGGTCGACCTCGTCTCGACCGATCCGGCCACCGCGCCGCAGGCGATCGTGCTCGTCCACGATGCGGCCGTCCCGGTGGCCGAACTCGTCGCCCACAAGACGGCCCTGGTCGCGAAGGGCGCGCGCGTGCGCCTCGAACAGCGCACGAAGAACCTCAAGGCGCTGCTGGAGCGGTCGGCCGCGGACGGGTACACGCACTTCGCGAGCGTGCGGTCCGGCGATGTCGAGCTCGAGGTGAAGACCCTGGCCTGA